One window from the genome of Serinibacter salmoneus encodes:
- a CDS encoding glycerate kinase translates to MKVLIGAAQVNGHRAVEVLDAVVHGWREGNPQAELDPVVASDGAADLLDAVQAHRGGRRGVITVLAGDGVTRVPVVTLRVAGTLYLQASDVLATTAVTPHQVADATSEGIGSLVRAAVAQGARRVVIGAGTTPSLDFGVGMLRGLAAGAEQAGGGGEDLPGLVARAVEALAGVEVVLASAEPTVALGLRGAGAALREQIGAGAAQALEQERAPVAQQLLGLATARSRTTAGGLLAGTPDGSGARRGGTPGAGCAGGLGVAVEALGGRILPGAEFVGSELSLAHRARSADLVVLAAHRLDAVEADTGVVGAFARAAAHWGLATVALTTSGEFDPRARATLGVAGAAQVGGSPAQFAESARRAAAAWRW, encoded by the coding sequence GTGAAGGTGCTGATCGGGGCCGCCCAGGTCAACGGTCACCGCGCCGTGGAGGTGCTGGACGCCGTCGTGCACGGGTGGCGCGAGGGCAACCCGCAGGCCGAACTGGACCCGGTGGTGGCGAGCGACGGCGCAGCGGACCTGCTCGACGCCGTCCAGGCGCATCGAGGGGGCCGGCGCGGGGTGATCACCGTGCTCGCGGGCGACGGCGTGACCCGCGTCCCCGTGGTCACCCTCCGGGTGGCGGGCACCCTCTACCTGCAGGCCTCGGACGTGCTCGCCACCACAGCGGTGACCCCCCACCAGGTCGCGGACGCCACCAGCGAGGGCATCGGTTCCCTCGTGCGTGCAGCGGTGGCGCAGGGTGCGCGCCGCGTCGTGATCGGCGCGGGCACCACCCCCTCGCTCGACTTCGGGGTCGGCATGTTGCGGGGTCTCGCGGCGGGCGCAGAGCAGGCCGGTGGCGGCGGGGAGGATCTCCCCGGCCTGGTGGCGCGGGCCGTCGAGGCGCTGGCGGGGGTGGAGGTGGTGCTGGCGAGCGCCGAACCGACCGTGGCGCTAGGCCTGCGCGGCGCCGGCGCCGCGCTGCGCGAACAGATCGGGGCCGGCGCCGCGCAGGCCCTGGAGCAGGAGCGGGCACCCGTGGCGCAGCAACTCCTCGGGCTCGCGACGGCCAGATCGCGCACCACGGCCGGCGGACTCCTGGCGGGCACACCTGATGGATCGGGTGCCCGGCGGGGCGGAACACCGGGTGCGGGGTGCGCAGGGGGGCTCGGCGTGGCGGTGGAAGCGCTCGGCGGGCGGATCCTGCCCGGCGCCGAGTTCGTGGGCTCGGAGCTCTCCTTGGCCCACCGCGCCCGGAGCGCGGACCTGGTGGTCCTGGCCGCGCACCGCCTGGACGCCGTGGAGGCGGACACCGGTGTGGTGGGTGCGTTCGCCCGCGCCGCCGCGCACTGGGGGCTGGCGACGGTGGCACTGACCACCTCCGGGGAGTTCGACCCGCGGGCGCGTGCCACCCTCGGGGTCGCCGGAGCCGCACAGGTGGGCGGCAGCCCGGCGCAGTTCGCCGAGTCGGCCCGGCGCGCTGCAGCCGCGTGGCGCTGGTAG
- a CDS encoding quinone-dependent dihydroorotate dehydrogenase, with the protein MTSPHPLYGLIFRAVFTRLDPEVAHHRAARAIAAAGAFEPARRALEATLGRGAARGGGGPQVFGRRLSSPLGVAAGFDKNATMVLGLLALGFSHVEIGTVTAYAQPGNEPPRLFRLVADRALVNRMGFNNVGSERVAQRLSQLRATRAGARAVIGVNIGKTKVTPSEEAPQDYARSARALAPYADYLVVNVSSPNTPGLRDLQAVDSLRPILAAVRDAVASVTPRSVPILVKIAPDLADEDITQVARLVGELDLAGVVATNTTIRHDHGAGGLSGEPLRERSLAVVRLVRASLDALEGGERKVVIGVGGISSTQDARAMLAAGATLVQAYSAFIYSGPAWPGKVARALGR; encoded by the coding sequence GTGACCTCCCCGCACCCGCTCTACGGCCTCATCTTCCGCGCTGTCTTCACCCGCCTGGACCCGGAGGTTGCCCATCATCGGGCGGCACGCGCCATCGCCGCCGCCGGTGCCTTCGAGCCGGCGCGGCGCGCGCTCGAGGCGACCCTCGGCCGCGGGGCTGCCAGAGGTGGAGGCGGCCCGCAGGTGTTCGGCAGGCGTCTGAGTTCCCCGTTGGGCGTGGCTGCCGGGTTCGACAAGAACGCCACGATGGTGCTGGGCCTGCTTGCGCTGGGCTTCTCGCACGTCGAGATCGGCACGGTCACCGCGTACGCGCAGCCCGGCAACGAGCCACCCCGGCTCTTCCGGCTCGTGGCGGACCGGGCGCTGGTCAATCGCATGGGCTTCAACAACGTGGGCAGCGAGCGTGTGGCGCAGCGACTGTCCCAGCTCCGGGCAACTCGTGCCGGGGCCCGGGCCGTGATCGGTGTCAACATCGGCAAGACGAAGGTGACACCGAGCGAGGAGGCACCGCAGGACTACGCCCGCAGTGCTCGAGCGCTCGCGCCCTACGCCGACTACCTGGTCGTGAACGTCTCGAGCCCCAATACCCCCGGGCTGCGGGACCTGCAGGCCGTGGACAGCCTGCGCCCGATCCTCGCGGCGGTGCGCGACGCCGTCGCATCCGTCACCCCACGCAGCGTGCCGATCCTGGTGAAGATCGCCCCGGACCTCGCGGACGAGGACATCACGCAGGTGGCGCGACTCGTGGGTGAACTGGACCTGGCCGGGGTGGTGGCCACCAACACCACCATCCGGCACGATCACGGGGCGGGTGGGCTCTCCGGCGAGCCGCTGCGGGAACGCTCCCTCGCCGTCGTCCGCCTCGTGCGGGCCTCTCTGGACGCACTCGAGGGGGGCGAGCGCAAGGTCGTGATCGGGGTCGGCGGGATCTCCAGCACGCAGGACGCCCGAGCGATGCTCGCGGCCGGCGCCACCCTGGTGCAGGCCTACAGCGCGTTCATCTACTCCGGGCCGGCATGGCCGGGGAAGGTCGCCCGGGCACTGGGCCGGTAG
- a CDS encoding TIGR01777 family oxidoreductase, with translation MTTTPQPGGPVLIAGASGLIGSHLRRHLAERGIATRVLVRRPARGADEVQWDPTAAMLPAAAFEGVSAVLVLSGVGVADRRWTRRRREAILSSRVGSVDLVARTMAEHGIAARLVTASAVGYYGEGGQNRLTESAPAGNTFLARVCQAWEGAAAPAADAGIPVAHARTGIVLTPEGGALGRLLPLLRLGLAGPLGSGRQWWPWITLEDEIRAMAHLLESEVVGPVNLTAPEPARNADLTRALARELHRPAFLPVPGFALRLAVGGFAAELLASQNVVPEVLLADGFEFTSPDIEAAAQHLL, from the coding sequence ATGACGACCACACCTCAGCCCGGAGGCCCCGTCCTGATAGCGGGGGCCTCCGGGCTGATCGGTTCCCACCTGCGGCGCCACCTCGCCGAGCGGGGGATCGCCACACGGGTGCTGGTGCGGCGTCCGGCCCGAGGCGCCGACGAGGTGCAGTGGGACCCGACTGCCGCGATGCTCCCCGCCGCCGCGTTCGAGGGCGTCTCGGCGGTGCTCGTGCTCTCCGGGGTCGGCGTCGCGGACCGACGATGGACGAGGCGACGGCGCGAGGCGATCCTGTCCTCCCGGGTCGGCAGTGTCGACCTCGTCGCCCGGACGATGGCCGAGCACGGTATCGCCGCCCGCCTGGTCACGGCCTCGGCCGTCGGTTACTACGGCGAGGGCGGCCAGAACCGCCTGACGGAGTCGGCGCCGGCGGGCAACACGTTCCTGGCGCGGGTGTGCCAGGCCTGGGAGGGCGCGGCCGCCCCTGCGGCCGACGCCGGGATCCCGGTGGCCCACGCGCGCACCGGCATCGTGCTCACCCCCGAGGGCGGCGCCCTCGGCCGGCTGCTCCCGCTGCTCCGGCTCGGCCTGGCGGGGCCGCTCGGGTCGGGTCGCCAGTGGTGGCCCTGGATCACCCTCGAGGACGAGATCCGGGCGATGGCACACCTGCTGGAGTCCGAGGTCGTGGGCCCGGTCAACCTCACCGCGCCGGAGCCGGCCCGCAACGCCGACCTCACCCGCGCGTTGGCGCGTGAACTGCACCGGCCCGCCTTCCTCCCCGTCCCCGGCTTCGCCCTGCGCCTCGCGGTGGGCGGCTTCGCCGCGGAACTCCTGGCCTCCCAGAACGTCGTCCCCGAGGTGCTCCTCGCCGATGGGTTCGAGTTCACCTCCCCGGACATCGAGGCAGCGGCGCAACACCTGCTCTGA
- the sucB gene encoding 2-oxoglutarate dehydrogenase, E2 component, dihydrolipoamide succinyltransferase, with protein sequence MAESVKMPALGESVTEGTVTRWLKEVGESIEVDEPLLEVSTDKVDTEVPSPVAGVVEKILVEEDETVEVGAELAVIGDGSGSAGDDAAPASTSASEAEPTPEAPAAEPTPEASAAPAAPASGEVSGTEVTLPALGESVTEGTVTRWLKEVGESIEVDEPLLEVSTDKVDTEVPSPVAGTVLAIKVAEDETAEVGSVLAIIGDPSAAPAESSPEAPEKESPKQEAPKQEAPEQEAPKAEAKPASGDVSGTEVTLPALGESVTEGTVTRWLKEVGESIEVDEPLLEVSTDKVDTEVPSPVAGTVLAIKVAEDETAEVGSVLAIIGDPSAAPAESSPEAPEKESPKQEAPKQESPKQEAPKQEAPKQEAPKQEAPKQEAPAGDDSAVYVTPLVRKLAAQHGVDLTTVSGSGVGGRIRKQDVIAAAEAAKKASEAPAPAASSTASAAPAAPAAAPSTKMPVSELRGTSEKMSRLRKIIAQRMPESLHTMAQLTTVVEVDVTKVAALRAKSKNVFAEKTGQKLTYLPFFAKAAIEALQAYPKINARIEDDTIVYPGGENLAIAVDTPRGLLTPVIKDAGEMTIADLAGGINDLAARTRDNKVGPDELSGGTFTLTNTGSAGALFDTPIVPAPTVAILGVGTIVKRPVVISGPEGDSIAIRSMVYLAISYDHRLVDGADAGRYLSLVKRRLEEGAFEGDLGI encoded by the coding sequence ATGGCAGAGTCCGTGAAGATGCCCGCCCTTGGCGAGAGTGTGACGGAGGGCACCGTGACGCGCTGGCTGAAGGAGGTCGGCGAGAGCATCGAGGTGGACGAGCCCCTGCTGGAGGTCTCGACCGACAAGGTCGACACCGAGGTCCCCTCCCCCGTGGCCGGCGTGGTGGAGAAGATCCTGGTCGAGGAGGACGAGACGGTCGAGGTCGGCGCCGAGCTCGCCGTCATCGGCGACGGATCCGGATCTGCGGGCGACGACGCGGCCCCGGCCTCGACGAGCGCATCCGAGGCCGAGCCGACGCCGGAGGCGCCCGCGGCAGAGCCGACGCCGGAGGCATCCGCCGCCCCGGCCGCGCCCGCCTCCGGCGAGGTCTCCGGCACCGAGGTCACCCTGCCCGCGCTGGGCGAGAGCGTGACCGAGGGCACGGTCACGCGCTGGTTGAAGGAGGTCGGCGAGAGCATCGAGGTGGACGAGCCCCTCCTGGAGGTCTCCACCGACAAGGTCGACACCGAGGTCCCCTCCCCCGTGGCCGGCACCGTCCTGGCGATCAAGGTCGCCGAGGACGAGACCGCCGAGGTCGGCTCCGTCCTGGCCATCATCGGCGACCCGTCGGCGGCTCCCGCCGAGAGCAGCCCCGAGGCCCCCGAGAAGGAGTCCCCCAAGCAGGAGGCCCCCAAGCAGGAGGCCCCCGAGCAGGAGGCCCCCAAGGCCGAGGCCAAGCCCGCCTCCGGCGACGTCTCCGGCACCGAGGTCACCCTGCCCGCCCTGGGCGAGAGCGTGACCGAGGGCACCGTGACCCGGTGGCTGAAGGAGGTCGGCGAGAGCATCGAGGTGGACGAGCCCCTCCTGGAGGTCTCCACCGACAAGGTCGACACCGAGGTCCCCTCCCCCGTGGCCGGCACCGTCCTGGCGATCAAGGTCGCCGAGGACGAGACCGCCGAGGTCGGCTCCGTCCTGGCCATCATCGGCGACCCGTCGGCAGCCCCCGCCGAGAGCAGCCCCGAGGCCCCCGAGAAGGAGTCCCCCAAGCAGGAGGCCCCCAAGCAGGAGTCCCCCAAGCAGGAGGCCCCCAAGCAGGAGGCCCCCAAGCAGGAGGCACCCAAGCAGGAGGCCCCCAAGCAGGAGGCACCGGCCGGCGATGACTCCGCGGTGTACGTCACGCCGCTCGTGCGCAAGCTCGCCGCCCAGCACGGCGTGGACCTGACCACGGTCTCCGGTTCCGGTGTCGGCGGCCGCATCCGCAAGCAGGACGTCATCGCGGCCGCCGAGGCCGCGAAGAAGGCGAGCGAGGCACCCGCCCCGGCTGCGTCGTCGACCGCCTCCGCTGCTCCCGCGGCGCCCGCCGCGGCGCCCAGCACGAAGATGCCGGTCTCGGAGTTGCGCGGCACCAGCGAGAAGATGTCCCGCCTGCGCAAGATCATCGCGCAGCGGATGCCGGAGTCGCTGCACACCATGGCGCAGTTGACCACCGTGGTCGAGGTGGACGTCACCAAGGTGGCGGCCCTGCGGGCGAAGTCCAAGAACGTCTTCGCCGAGAAGACCGGGCAGAAGCTCACCTATCTGCCGTTCTTCGCCAAGGCCGCGATCGAGGCGCTGCAGGCGTACCCGAAGATCAATGCCCGCATCGAGGACGACACGATCGTCTACCCCGGCGGGGAGAACCTGGCCATCGCCGTGGACACCCCGCGCGGGCTGCTGACCCCGGTGATCAAGGACGCGGGCGAGATGACCATCGCGGACCTGGCCGGCGGGATCAACGACCTCGCGGCTCGCACCCGCGACAACAAGGTCGGCCCCGACGAGCTCAGCGGTGGCACGTTCACCCTGACCAACACCGGGAGCGCAGGGGCCCTGTTCGACACCCCGATCGTCCCCGCCCCCACGGTGGCGATCCTCGGCGTCGGCACGATCGTCAAGCGGCCCGTGGTGATCTCGGGACCGGAGGGCGACTCGATCGCGATCCGCTCGATGGTCTACCTCGCGATCTCCTACGACCACCGCCTGGTGGACGGCGCGGACGCCGGTCGCTACCTCTCGCTGGTCAAGCGTCGCCTCGAGGAGGGCGCCTTCGAGGGAGACCTGGGCATCTGA
- a CDS encoding FKBP-type peptidyl-prolyl cis-trans isomerase, whose product MRHSVAAASLAALALLVTGCSTDGEEAEASSSASASEESATGGDIAIGNDAGFSASGAFGEKPTLTWETEEPSEELQVEIVSEGDGAAVAAGDVVVAHYLGQVFGSEDVFDNSYDRGASSAFSLNGVIEGWSTGLVGVPVGSRVLLTIPSDLGYGDEGSGDLIAGGDTLAFVVDVEAAVAADASGQADATPTDAEVPVTITGDLGSPVTEVVVADGAAEPEEMTVTVLAEGTGEPLGATDQLFAQYTLATWDNAESETTWPPEGPGITSAIPLGQGSAFDELEGIAIGSRVLLTIPAEGEDTQPLAVVIDLVDAMPGA is encoded by the coding sequence GTGCGTCACTCCGTCGCGGCCGCCTCGCTGGCGGCCCTTGCCCTGCTGGTCACCGGATGCTCCACCGACGGTGAGGAGGCCGAGGCCTCCTCCTCCGCCTCCGCCTCCGAGGAGTCGGCGACCGGTGGCGACATCGCCATCGGCAACGATGCCGGATTCTCCGCGTCGGGCGCCTTCGGTGAGAAGCCGACCCTGACCTGGGAGACGGAGGAACCCTCCGAGGAGCTGCAGGTCGAGATCGTCAGCGAGGGCGACGGGGCGGCCGTGGCCGCGGGAGACGTGGTGGTCGCGCACTACCTGGGGCAGGTGTTCGGGTCCGAGGACGTCTTCGACAACTCCTACGACCGTGGCGCGTCGTCGGCGTTCTCCCTGAACGGGGTCATCGAGGGCTGGAGCACCGGGCTGGTGGGCGTGCCCGTCGGATCCCGTGTGCTGCTGACCATCCCGAGCGACCTCGGATACGGGGACGAGGGCAGTGGCGATCTCATCGCCGGCGGCGACACGCTCGCCTTCGTCGTGGACGTGGAGGCCGCCGTGGCCGCCGACGCATCGGGGCAGGCCGATGCCACCCCGACCGACGCCGAGGTCCCCGTCACCATCACCGGGGACCTGGGTTCGCCGGTCACCGAGGTGGTGGTCGCCGACGGCGCAGCGGAGCCGGAGGAGATGACGGTGACGGTGCTCGCGGAGGGCACAGGCGAACCGCTCGGCGCCACGGATCAGCTGTTCGCGCAGTACACACTGGCCACCTGGGACAACGCCGAGTCCGAGACCACCTGGCCGCCGGAGGGCCCCGGGATCACCTCGGCCATCCCCCTGGGCCAGGGCAGCGCCTTCGACGAACTGGAGGGGATCGCCATCGGCTC
- a CDS encoding DUF4191 domain-containing protein — MARNSGNETTAPKVKKRRWYHQVWDVFQMTRKADPSVPWIMLAILLVTVAVGWVAGMLINPGVTWYFLIVSFPIGILIATIFLSRRAERAAYSRIEGQPGAVSAALGTIRRGWNIEEEPIAIDARTQAMVFRAVGRPGVVLVAEGGNRGAQHRLLESERKRVNRIIPEVSVSLVQCGREEGQVPLPKLANAVRKQKSERRLTSAEITEVNKRLRALHTARMPVPKGVDPTRMRPDRKAMRGR, encoded by the coding sequence ATGGCACGCAATTCAGGCAACGAGACGACAGCACCGAAGGTCAAGAAGCGCCGCTGGTATCACCAGGTCTGGGACGTCTTCCAGATGACGCGCAAGGCGGACCCGAGCGTGCCCTGGATCATGCTCGCGATCCTCCTGGTGACCGTCGCCGTCGGCTGGGTCGCCGGCATGCTGATCAACCCGGGGGTGACCTGGTACTTCCTGATCGTGTCATTCCCGATCGGGATCCTGATCGCCACGATCTTCCTGTCCCGTCGAGCCGAGCGCGCCGCGTACTCCCGCATCGAGGGCCAGCCGGGCGCGGTCTCCGCCGCGCTGGGAACCATCCGTCGTGGCTGGAACATCGAGGAGGAGCCGATCGCGATCGACGCGCGCACCCAGGCGATGGTCTTCCGCGCCGTGGGGCGCCCGGGCGTGGTCCTGGTGGCCGAGGGCGGGAACCGGGGCGCGCAGCACCGCCTGCTGGAATCCGAGCGCAAGCGGGTCAATCGGATCATCCCGGAGGTCTCCGTCAGCCTCGTGCAGTGCGGCCGGGAGGAGGGCCAGGTCCCGCTCCCGAAGCTGGCGAATGCGGTGCGCAAGCAGAAGTCCGAGCGTCGACTCACCAGCGCCGAGATCACCGAGGTGAACAAGCGGCTGCGCGCCCTGCACACCGCGAGGATGCCCGTCCCCAAGGGCGTGGACCCCACCCGGATGCGCCCCGACCGCAAGGCGATGCGCGGCCGCTGA
- a CDS encoding M20/M25/M40 family metallo-hydrolase → MTRELPLSHDLRHALHEGIAATFEGVQRDLADLVRVPSVSAAAFDPAHVTASARAVAALLRDAGMPQVEILSVPGGAPAVLAHRAGDGAGHVLLYAHHDVQPPGEGWSSDPFEPVIREGRMYGRGAADDKAGVMAHVGAIRALLAQASAAPGALPLPAITVFVEGEEEVGSPTFAQFLRTYGDRLAADVVVVADSANWKVGIPALTTSLRGLVDAVVQVDVLEHAVHSGMFGGPVLDATTQLVRLLATLHDDAGDVAVAGLDRVPTADLDYPEDVFRQEAGVLPGLTLSGTGSLPDRLWGKSALSIIGIDATAVDRASNTLAHTARAKISMRLAPGQDPGEAEAALLAHLQAAAPTTCRVTLHPGERGSGFLAPRGAASDLAHAAFAQAWGRESVEVGIGGSIPFIADLVTLNPDSAILITGVEDPHSRAHGADESVHLGELRKAVEAEALLLAAVGAGGLSGGVPRA, encoded by the coding sequence GTGACACGTGAGCTTCCCCTCTCCCATGACCTCCGCCACGCCCTGCACGAGGGCATCGCCGCCACGTTCGAGGGCGTGCAGCGCGACCTCGCCGACCTCGTGCGTGTCCCCTCGGTCTCCGCCGCGGCATTCGACCCCGCGCACGTGACGGCGAGCGCCCGGGCGGTCGCCGCACTGCTGCGCGACGCGGGGATGCCGCAGGTCGAGATCCTCTCGGTTCCCGGCGGGGCGCCCGCGGTGCTCGCCCACCGCGCGGGCGACGGCGCCGGGCACGTGCTCCTCTACGCCCACCACGACGTGCAGCCGCCGGGCGAGGGCTGGAGCAGCGACCCGTTCGAGCCGGTGATCCGGGAGGGCCGGATGTACGGCCGGGGCGCGGCGGACGACAAGGCCGGGGTGATGGCACACGTCGGGGCGATCCGGGCGCTGCTCGCCCAGGCCTCGGCCGCCCCCGGAGCGCTGCCGCTTCCCGCGATCACCGTGTTCGTGGAGGGCGAGGAGGAGGTCGGGTCTCCCACGTTCGCGCAGTTCCTGCGCACCTACGGCGACCGGTTGGCGGCCGATGTGGTGGTCGTGGCCGACTCGGCGAATTGGAAGGTGGGCATCCCGGCCCTCACCACCTCCTTGCGCGGCCTGGTGGACGCCGTGGTGCAGGTCGACGTGCTCGAGCACGCCGTGCACTCGGGAATGTTCGGCGGCCCGGTGCTGGATGCCACCACCCAGCTCGTCCGGCTGCTGGCCACGCTGCACGACGACGCGGGCGACGTCGCGGTGGCCGGGCTGGACCGCGTGCCCACCGCGGATCTGGACTACCCCGAGGACGTCTTCCGTCAGGAGGCCGGGGTGCTGCCCGGACTCACCCTGTCCGGCACGGGCAGCCTGCCCGACCGGCTGTGGGGCAAGAGCGCACTGAGCATCATCGGGATCGACGCCACCGCCGTGGACCGTGCCTCCAACACGCTCGCGCACACCGCACGCGCCAAGATCAGCATGCGACTGGCTCCCGGGCAGGATCCGGGCGAGGCGGAGGCCGCGCTCCTGGCGCACCTGCAGGCCGCGGCGCCGACCACCTGCCGTGTCACGCTGCACCCGGGGGAGCGCGGCTCCGGTTTCCTCGCGCCGCGCGGCGCCGCCAGCGACCTTGCCCACGCCGCCTTCGCCCAGGCCTGGGGTCGGGAGTCGGTCGAGGTCGGAATCGGTGGCTCGATCCCCTTCATCGCCGATCTGGTGACGCTCAACCCGGACTCCGCGATCCTCATCACCGGGGTCGAGGACCCGCACTCGCGGGCGCACGGCGCGGATGAGTCGGTGCACCTGGGGGAGTTGCGCAAGGCCGTGGAGGCCGAGGCGTTGCTCCTCGCGGCCGTCGGCGCGGGCGGCCTCTCCGGCGGAGTCCCGCGGGCGTGA
- a CDS encoding DUF3043 domain-containing protein: MFGQKKDKGEAAPTTVTGAQDAPVTDPRSGKGRPTPTRKEAEAKHRRPLVVNDRKAARAEQRKRNAEARAKMNEAMVTGDDRYMPHQHRGEQRRFIRDYVDARWSLGEFFLPLAFVFILLTFVFGNDAQVAVPMLLTLYLVVGVAILDSVLLGRRIRKRIVAKWGADQLQKGGVMYAAIRSFQMRPTRMPKPQVKRGQFPA, translated from the coding sequence GTGTTCGGACAGAAGAAGGACAAGGGCGAGGCTGCACCCACCACGGTGACCGGCGCCCAGGACGCCCCGGTGACCGACCCGCGCTCGGGCAAGGGCCGTCCCACGCCCACCCGCAAGGAGGCGGAGGCCAAGCATCGCCGTCCCCTCGTGGTCAACGACCGCAAGGCGGCGCGCGCGGAGCAGCGCAAGCGCAACGCCGAGGCGCGGGCGAAGATGAACGAGGCGATGGTCACCGGCGACGACCGATACATGCCGCACCAGCACCGTGGTGAGCAGCGCCGCTTCATCCGCGACTACGTCGACGCGCGCTGGTCGCTCGGGGAGTTCTTCCTCCCGCTGGCTTTCGTGTTCATCCTGCTGACGTTCGTGTTCGGCAACGACGCACAGGTCGCCGTGCCGATGCTGCTGACCCTCTACCTGGTGGTCGGCGTGGCGATCCTGGACTCCGTGCTGCTCGGCCGCCGCATCCGCAAGCGCATCGTGGCGAAGTGGGGCGCCGATCAGTTGCAGAAGGGCGGCGTGATGTACGCCGCGATCCGCTCCTTCCAGATGCGTCCCACCCGGATGCCCAAGCCGCAGGTCAAGCGGGGACAGTTCCCCGCCTGA
- a CDS encoding leucyl aminopeptidase → MVAAPTLLSRSADTVDSDALVILLAQGEEPGTAQPLGEVPAVLTDELADAIAALRLRGKAEEVTVIPAPAVMRADVVVTVGVGAVAGDLEADAVRRATGAAVRALSGRSAIAVLAPRDDASTVAACAEGATLGGYAFTRYRAGESTEAAQITVLTSKARTRDVKSAVARAHITATAAMAVRDLVNTAPNDLYPEAFAEIARKAASGTKVKVSTLDEQALRAGGFGGLVGVGQGSTRPPRLVTLSYEPTRAKAHVALVGKGITFDSGGLSLKPPTGMTTMKTDMAGAATVLHAVLAAEALALPIAVTGFLALAENMPSGAAQRPGDIVTMRSGKTVEVLNTDAEGRLVMADALTEAIALEPDAVIDIATLTGAQMVALGPRVAGVMGSPEVRDAIVTRATAAGESAWAMPLPEDLREGLNSPVADLANIGGKFGGMLTAGLFLREFVGTTPWGHIDIAGPSFNESGPWGYTPKGGTGFGLRTLVTYLESFTEK, encoded by the coding sequence ATGGTTGCTGCCCCGACTCTGCTGTCCCGTTCCGCCGACACCGTCGACTCCGACGCGCTGGTGATCCTGCTGGCCCAGGGCGAGGAACCTGGGACCGCGCAGCCCCTCGGCGAGGTGCCGGCCGTCCTCACGGACGAGCTGGCCGACGCGATCGCCGCGCTGCGCCTGAGGGGCAAGGCGGAGGAGGTCACGGTCATCCCTGCGCCGGCCGTGATGCGTGCCGATGTGGTCGTGACCGTCGGTGTGGGCGCCGTTGCCGGCGACCTCGAGGCCGACGCCGTGCGCCGCGCGACGGGAGCCGCGGTGCGCGCCCTGTCCGGCCGCTCTGCGATCGCTGTGCTCGCTCCGCGCGATGACGCCTCGACAGTGGCCGCCTGCGCCGAGGGCGCGACCCTCGGCGGCTACGCCTTCACGCGCTACCGGGCGGGCGAGTCGACCGAGGCGGCCCAGATCACTGTCCTGACCTCCAAGGCCCGCACGCGGGACGTGAAGTCGGCGGTCGCGCGTGCACACATCACGGCCACCGCAGCGATGGCGGTGCGCGACCTCGTGAACACGGCGCCCAACGACCTGTACCCGGAGGCCTTCGCCGAGATCGCCCGCAAGGCCGCATCCGGCACCAAGGTGAAGGTCTCGACCCTGGACGAGCAGGCGTTGCGCGCCGGAGGCTTCGGTGGCCTGGTCGGCGTGGGTCAGGGGTCCACGCGACCTCCTCGCCTGGTCACCCTGAGTTATGAGCCCACCCGCGCGAAGGCGCACGTCGCCCTGGTGGGCAAGGGCATCACCTTCGACTCCGGCGGTTTGTCGCTCAAGCCCCCGACGGGCATGACCACGATGAAGACCGACATGGCGGGTGCGGCCACGGTGCTGCACGCGGTGCTCGCGGCGGAGGCACTGGCTCTCCCGATCGCCGTGACCGGTTTCCTCGCCCTGGCGGAGAACATGCCCTCGGGTGCTGCGCAGCGCCCCGGGGACATCGTGACGATGCGCAGCGGGAAGACCGTGGAGGTCCTCAACACCGACGCCGAGGGGCGTCTGGTCATGGCCGATGCCCTCACCGAGGCGATCGCCCTGGAGCCGGATGCGGTGATCGACATCGCCACCCTGACCGGCGCCCAGATGGTGGCCCTGGGGCCGCGCGTCGCCGGTGTGATGGGCTCGCCGGAGGTTCGCGACGCGATCGTGACCCGTGCCACAGCCGCGGGTGAGTCCGCGTGGGCGATGCCCCTGCCGGAGGACCTCCGCGAGGGTCTGAATTCGCCGGTCGCCGACCTCGCGAACATCGGTGGGAAGTTCGGCGGCATGCTCACAGCGGGCCTGTTCCTGCGGGAATTCGTTGGAACCACGCCGTGGGGACACATCGACATCGCCGGACCGTCGTTCAACGAGAGTGGCCCGTGGGGCTACACCCCGAAGGGCGGAACGGGTTTCGGACTGCGAACCCTGGTGACCTATCTCGAGTCGTTCACCGAGAAGTAG
- a CDS encoding HesB/IscA family protein → MTETAATPAAADTDIPTHEVDLTDVAAQKVRSLLEQEGRDDLRLRIAVQPGGCSGLIYQLYFDERLLDGDALRDFDGVEVVVDRMSVPYLAGASIDFADTIEKQGFTIDNPNASGSCACGDSFH, encoded by the coding sequence ATGACTGAGACTGCCGCCACCCCGGCCGCCGCGGACACCGACATCCCGACGCACGAGGTCGACCTGACCGACGTCGCCGCGCAGAAGGTTCGTTCCCTGCTCGAGCAGGAGGGGCGTGACGACCTGCGCCTGCGGATCGCGGTGCAGCCGGGTGGCTGCTCCGGCCTGATCTACCAGCTCTACTTCGACGAGCGGCTGCTGGACGGCGACGCCCTGCGCGACTTCGATGGTGTGGAGGTCGTGGTGGACCGGATGAGCGTGCCCTACCTCGCGGGCGCCTCGATCGACTTCGCCGACACGATCGAGAAGCAGGGCTTCACCATCGACAACCCGAACGCCTCGGGTTCCTGCGCCTGCGGCGACTCCTTCCACTGA